In a genomic window of Pseudomonadota bacterium:
- a CDS encoding HDOD domain-containing protein, producing the protein MGESQENIPSCGVLRREPIFNRELEMVATALTFLSCDPQSPFTPAALEQGLRLLNEVTEDPVFGTLPTVVDVPAQSLDALLDLPWPLPTKILRIKGGKTAIDDYRGSLATLAQQGFEYILDRGTGPGEMELKPKFWAVKGKTSASDTTGSPAHAPLWSTQIDTREEFQGCVENPSTTWFSGRFWKRPEVKAQRSLPASQVGSLRLLAQLQNPDVDVNDVERIISCDTTLTYKLLKLLNSAFFVSPSRVESIHHGVNFFGLQRIKNWATVIVMNSVDFRPREILPLGAYRAHLAETLAQALKRPNAPQYYLVGLFSVLDALFDCEMEQFIAPLNLHEEIVRALLVHEGPYGELLKWVISAEDGKPDWSDVSLPLQGLDLMRLQLEAQIWTNEFCHCLRGQ; encoded by the coding sequence ATGGGCGAATCACAAGAGAATATTCCATCGTGCGGCGTCCTTCGCAGGGAGCCCATCTTCAACCGGGAGTTGGAGATGGTTGCAACAGCGCTCACTTTTCTATCATGCGATCCACAATCGCCATTCACACCCGCGGCGCTCGAACAGGGTTTGCGGCTGCTCAACGAGGTAACCGAAGACCCGGTTTTCGGGACACTACCGACCGTTGTGGATGTACCTGCGCAGTCCCTGGACGCACTGCTCGACCTGCCCTGGCCTCTGCCCACAAAGATTCTGCGTATCAAAGGTGGCAAAACCGCAATTGACGACTATCGCGGATCCCTTGCCACGCTCGCTCAACAAGGTTTTGAATACATCCTGGACCGTGGAACCGGACCGGGCGAGATGGAGTTGAAACCGAAATTCTGGGCAGTCAAGGGGAAAACCTCCGCGTCAGACACCACAGGTTCTCCAGCACATGCGCCTTTATGGTCGACCCAGATCGATACCCGGGAAGAGTTTCAGGGCTGCGTCGAGAACCCTTCCACGACGTGGTTCTCCGGCCGGTTCTGGAAACGTCCCGAGGTCAAAGCGCAGCGCTCGCTTCCGGCAAGCCAGGTTGGATCGTTGCGCCTGCTCGCCCAACTGCAAAATCCCGACGTCGACGTCAACGACGTCGAACGAATCATCAGTTGCGATACAACATTGACCTACAAACTGCTGAAACTCCTCAACTCCGCGTTCTTCGTTTCACCCAGTCGCGTGGAGTCCATCCACCACGGTGTGAATTTCTTTGGCCTGCAACGCATAAAGAACTGGGCCACCGTCATCGTAATGAACTCGGTGGATTTCCGTCCCCGGGAAATCCTGCCACTCGGCGCCTACCGGGCACACCTCGCCGAGACGCTTGCACAGGCATTGAAGCGTCCCAATGCACCGCAATACTATCTGGTAGGGTTATTCTCGGTGCTCGATGCACTTTTCGATTGCGAGATGGAGCAGTTCATAGCACCGCTGAATCTCCACGAAGAGATCGTGCGCGCCTTGCTTGTCCACGAAGGCCCCTACGGGGAGCTGCTGAAATGGGTCATCAGCGCTGAGGATGGAAAGCCCGACTGGAGCGACGTATCGCTGCCGCTGCAGGGACTCGATCTGATGCGCCTGCAGTTGGAAGCGCAGATCTGGACCAACGAGTTCTGCCACTGCCTGCGCGGCCAGTAA
- a CDS encoding NAD-dependent epimerase, giving the protein MKILITGAAGFIGNALSLRLVERGDEVVGLDNLNDYYDVSLKETRLKRLAGNDRFRFVKLDIEDREGMARLFAAERFDRVMHLAAQAGVRYSIENPYAYIDSNLVGFGNILEGCRHTAVEHLVYASTSSVYGANTQQPFSEHDGCNHQVSLYAATKKANEVMAHSYAHLFKLPSTGLRFFTVYGPWGRPDMALFKFTKGILAGEPIPVFNRGQMVRDFTYIDDIVEGIVRTIDSTAAANPEWSSDAPDPATSYAPWRVFNIGNNQSVSLMHYIETLEKCLGKKAQLDLLPMQPGDVPATLADTTALEAGVGFKPDTQVEAGIKAFVDWYLDYYGNS; this is encoded by the coding sequence ATGAAGATACTGATCACCGGCGCGGCAGGTTTCATCGGTAACGCCCTGTCTCTGCGCCTTGTCGAGCGTGGCGACGAGGTCGTCGGCCTCGACAACCTGAACGACTATTACGACGTCTCTTTGAAGGAGACCCGACTCAAGCGCCTGGCCGGCAATGATCGGTTCCGTTTCGTCAAACTCGATATCGAAGACCGTGAAGGAATGGCCAGGTTGTTCGCGGCAGAGCGCTTCGATCGCGTGATGCATCTCGCAGCACAGGCCGGGGTGCGTTACTCGATCGAGAACCCCTACGCCTACATCGATAGCAATCTTGTCGGCTTTGGAAATATTCTTGAGGGTTGCCGACACACTGCGGTCGAACACCTGGTCTACGCCTCCACCAGCTCCGTGTATGGTGCCAACACCCAGCAGCCGTTTTCCGAACACGACGGCTGCAATCACCAGGTATCGCTCTACGCCGCCACCAAAAAAGCCAATGAAGTGATGGCACACAGCTATGCTCACCTCTTCAAGCTGCCCAGCACCGGGTTGCGCTTCTTTACCGTTTACGGGCCTTGGGGACGACCCGACATGGCCCTGTTCAAATTCACCAAAGGTATCCTGGCCGGCGAACCCATTCCGGTTTTCAACCGCGGCCAGATGGTACGCGACTTCACCTACATCGACGACATCGTCGAAGGTATCGTTCGCACCATCGACAGCACCGCCGCTGCCAATCCCGAGTGGTCGAGTGACGCGCCCGATCCGGCCACCAGCTACGCGCCATGGCGCGTATTCAATATCGGCAACAACCAGTCGGTGTCGCTGATGCACTACATCGAGACACTGGAGAAATGCTTGGGCAAAAAGGCTCAACTGGATTTGCTGCCCATGCAGCCTGGGGATGTTCCTGCGACGCTCGCGGATACCACCGCCCTGGAGGCGGGTGTCGGCTTCAAGCCCGACACACAGGTCGAGGCCGGCATCAAGGCATTTGTCGACTGGTATCTGGACTATTACGGCAACAGTTAA
- a CDS encoding nucleotide sugar dehydrogenase codes for METVAVVGLGYVGLPLAVALGKLRPTVGFDPNTAKVESYLRYCDPTGEVSEESLRAAKRLRCSTDPAILSEAELIIVAVPTPIGSAHQPDFSPLIAASRTVGQHMRRGATVIYESTVYPGATEEICVPVLEQNSGLRWMEDFHVGYSPERINPGDQEHRLETIVKVVSGDDAATLEKVAQLYEQVVTAGVHRASSIKVAEAAKVIENTQRDLNIALMNELALIFSKLDLDTTEVLQAAGTKWNFLPFRPGLVGGHCIGVDPYYLTHKAEMVGYHPQVILAGRHINDSMGKFVAEQAIKQVIKNGHCVKDSRIAVLGVTFKENCPDTRNSRVIDVVEELQSFGVNVLVHDPMADPHEVQHEYGLQLAKWEDLKDLQAIVLCVAHAHYLQLPLSDFQALAASPAAFVDVKSALDREALEQMGFSVWRL; via the coding sequence ATGGAAACCGTTGCCGTCGTTGGTCTCGGCTATGTAGGGCTGCCTTTGGCGGTCGCGCTCGGCAAGCTTCGCCCCACCGTGGGTTTTGATCCCAACACCGCCAAGGTCGAAAGCTATCTGCGCTATTGCGACCCTACCGGAGAGGTGAGCGAGGAGTCGCTGCGTGCGGCAAAGCGGCTGCGCTGCTCGACCGACCCGGCGATACTCAGCGAGGCTGAACTCATTATCGTAGCGGTGCCCACCCCTATCGGCAGCGCCCATCAACCCGACTTCTCTCCTCTGATAGCGGCCAGCCGCACCGTGGGCCAGCATATGCGCCGCGGCGCCACGGTCATCTATGAGTCCACCGTCTATCCAGGCGCAACGGAGGAGATCTGCGTCCCGGTGCTGGAACAGAATTCAGGGTTGCGCTGGATGGAAGACTTCCATGTCGGTTATTCACCCGAGCGCATCAATCCGGGCGACCAGGAGCACCGCCTCGAGACGATTGTTAAAGTGGTATCGGGTGACGATGCGGCAACCCTGGAAAAGGTTGCGCAGCTTTACGAGCAGGTCGTCACCGCGGGCGTACATCGTGCATCCAGCATCAAAGTGGCCGAGGCGGCCAAGGTCATTGAGAACACCCAGCGTGATCTCAACATCGCCCTGATGAATGAATTGGCGCTCATCTTTAGCAAACTGGACCTCGATACCACGGAGGTGCTGCAGGCAGCAGGCACCAAATGGAACTTTCTGCCCTTCCGTCCGGGGCTGGTTGGCGGACACTGCATCGGGGTCGATCCCTACTATTTGACGCACAAGGCCGAGATGGTGGGCTATCACCCGCAGGTGATTCTGGCCGGCCGGCATATCAACGACAGCATGGGCAAGTTCGTTGCTGAACAGGCGATCAAGCAGGTCATAAAAAACGGGCACTGCGTCAAGGACTCGCGAATTGCGGTACTCGGGGTAACATTCAAAGAGAACTGCCCCGATACGCGCAACTCCCGTGTCATAGACGTCGTGGAGGAGCTGCAGTCTTTTGGCGTCAATGTCCTGGTCCACGATCCCATGGCCGACCCACACGAGGTACAGCACGAGTACGGGCTGCAACTTGCGAAATGGGAGGATCTGAAAGATCTGCAGGCCATCGTGCTGTGTGTCGCTCACGCACACTACCTGCAGCTACCGCTGTCCGATTTTCAGGCTTTAGCAGCAAGTCCGGCTGCCTTTGTCGATGTCAAATCCGCCCTTGACCGCGAGGCCCTTGAGCAGATGGGTTTTTCGGTGTGGCGCCTCTGA
- the galE gene encoding UDP-glucose 4-epimerase GalE, with translation MGQRGILVTGGAGYIGSHVVRQLGERGERLVILDNLSTGRRDAVLHGELIVGDTGDRATVLRLLREHDVETVLHFAAHTIVPESVADPLKYYGNNTCSTRNLLQCCSETGVSHFVFSSTAAVYGIPPDGLAEESSPTAPINPYGTSKLMSEWMLRDLAAATDLRYVALRYFNVAGCDPQARIGQSTPKATLLVKVACEAAVGKRKQLAVFGTDYATPDGTGVRDYIHVEDLADAHLKAVDYLRKGGLSTTLNCGYGHGYSVREVIGMVEKVAGHALPVNEQPRRAGDPATLVAKANRVRKVLGWSPRYDSLETIVRTSLAWEKKLNTD, from the coding sequence GTGGGGCAGCGCGGTATTCTAGTCACAGGTGGTGCCGGCTACATCGGCAGTCATGTGGTCAGGCAATTGGGGGAACGCGGCGAACGGTTGGTTATTCTCGACAATCTGTCGACCGGCCGGCGCGATGCCGTGCTGCATGGCGAACTGATTGTCGGTGATACCGGCGATCGAGCAACGGTACTGAGACTTCTGCGTGAGCACGATGTCGAAACCGTACTGCACTTCGCCGCGCATACCATCGTTCCCGAATCCGTCGCCGATCCACTCAAGTATTACGGCAACAACACCTGTTCGACCCGCAACCTCCTGCAGTGCTGCAGCGAAACCGGTGTGAGCCACTTTGTTTTCTCCTCCACCGCCGCGGTCTACGGCATACCGCCCGACGGGCTCGCGGAAGAAAGTTCCCCCACCGCTCCCATCAACCCCTACGGCACCTCGAAACTAATGAGCGAATGGATGCTGCGTGACCTCGCTGCGGCCACCGATCTGCGCTACGTCGCGCTGCGCTACTTCAATGTTGCAGGTTGCGATCCTCAGGCCCGTATCGGACAGTCGACGCCCAAGGCCACTCTGCTGGTCAAAGTCGCCTGCGAAGCGGCCGTAGGCAAACGCAAGCAGTTGGCGGTCTTCGGTACCGACTACGCAACCCCGGACGGAACCGGCGTACGGGACTATATCCATGTCGAGGATCTTGCCGACGCCCATCTCAAGGCTGTGGACTATCTTCGTAAAGGAGGGCTCTCCACGACGTTGAACTGCGGCTACGGTCACGGCTACAGCGTGCGCGAAGTGATTGGGATGGTCGAAAAAGTCGCGGGGCACGCCTTACCCGTCAATGAACAACCGCGGCGTGCAGGTGACCCCGCTACACTGGTCGCGAAAGCCAATCGGGTGCGAAAGGTCCTGGGTTGGTCTCCCCGCTACGACTCGCTGGAAACCATCGTCCGCACATCGCTGGCCTGGGAGAAGAAACTGAACACCGACTGA
- a CDS encoding mannose-1-phosphate guanylyltransferase/mannose-6-phosphate isomerase: MIVPVILSGGSGSRLWPLSRELHPKQFLPLVEERSMLQQTVRRLDGLEGVGQPLVVCNEEHRFLVAEQLRRADRPPSVILLEPEGRNTAPAIALAALHALLDQEDPLLLVLPADHVIRDEEALRRAIATAAQAAAQGDLITFGVVPDKVEIGYGYIRFAGTPDDTSRAYPVAEFVEKPDFATAEGYVRCGEYLWNSGMFVFKAARYLEELERHAPAIAAACRDAFAKRSGDRDFVRPDAVCFKSSPADSVDFAVMEKADRVKVVPLSAGWNDVGAWSALWQIGKQDANGNVMQGDVLIEDTRDSYLHGSSRLIATVGLRDCVVVETADAVLVAHKDRVQEVKKLVTQLKTDGRTEATLHRRVYRPWGSYEGVDQAERFQVKRITVNPNASLSLQMHHHRAEHWIVVRGTARVTRGDEVFLLGENESTFIPLGVRHRLENPGKVALELIEVQSGTYLGEDDIVRFDDVYGRDS, encoded by the coding sequence ATGATCGTACCCGTCATACTCTCAGGTGGATCCGGCAGTCGTCTTTGGCCGTTGTCGCGCGAGCTTCACCCGAAGCAGTTTCTTCCCCTGGTGGAAGAGCGCAGCATGCTGCAGCAAACGGTACGCAGGCTCGACGGGCTGGAAGGCGTTGGGCAACCGCTGGTTGTCTGCAATGAAGAGCATCGTTTTCTGGTGGCCGAACAGCTGCGTCGCGCCGATCGGCCACCCTCCGTGATTCTGCTGGAGCCGGAAGGGCGCAATACCGCGCCGGCCATTGCGCTGGCCGCGTTGCATGCATTGCTGGATCAAGAGGATCCACTGCTCCTGGTGCTGCCGGCCGACCATGTGATACGCGATGAGGAAGCGCTGCGCCGGGCGATTGCCACCGCGGCACAGGCCGCTGCACAGGGGGATCTGATTACGTTTGGCGTCGTACCGGACAAGGTGGAGATCGGATACGGTTATATTCGGTTTGCCGGGACGCCTGATGATACAAGTCGCGCCTACCCGGTGGCGGAGTTCGTGGAGAAACCCGATTTCGCGACTGCCGAAGGCTACGTGCGCTGTGGCGAATACCTTTGGAACAGCGGCATGTTCGTCTTCAAGGCGGCACGTTATCTGGAAGAGCTCGAACGGCACGCTCCCGCGATCGCCGCAGCCTGCCGCGACGCTTTCGCCAAGCGGAGCGGGGATCGCGATTTCGTTCGTCCGGATGCCGTCTGCTTTAAATCCTCGCCCGCGGATTCCGTGGATTTTGCAGTGATGGAGAAGGCCGACAGGGTAAAAGTCGTTCCTTTGTCAGCGGGATGGAACGACGTGGGCGCGTGGTCGGCGCTGTGGCAGATCGGAAAGCAGGATGCCAACGGAAACGTGATGCAGGGCGATGTGCTCATCGAGGATACGCGGGACAGCTACCTTCACGGCAGCAGTCGTCTGATCGCCACGGTCGGGCTGCGCGACTGCGTCGTGGTCGAGACGGCGGATGCGGTGCTGGTGGCACACAAGGATCGAGTCCAGGAGGTCAAGAAACTCGTCACTCAGTTAAAGACTGACGGGCGTACCGAGGCGACGTTGCATCGGCGGGTATACCGGCCCTGGGGCAGCTACGAAGGGGTAGATCAGGCCGAGCGCTTCCAGGTCAAGCGTATTACCGTTAATCCCAATGCATCACTGTCGTTACAGATGCATCATCATCGCGCCGAGCACTGGATCGTAGTGCGTGGCACAGCACGGGTGACACGCGGCGATGAGGTGTTTCTCCTGGGAGAGAACGAATCGACCTTCATACCCCTGGGAGTACGCCACCGCCTGGAGAATCCCGGGAAGGTGGCGCTTGAGCTGATCGAGGTGCAATCCGGCACTTACCTGGGCGAGGATGACATTGTGCGGTTCGATGACGTCTACGGGCGTGATAGCTAG
- a CDS encoding PDZ domain-containing protein — MRINQTLRFFLQAATVGLAAAFVILFLNPELLGNQRPTVEIRRAPPSGAVPPGAAAPTAAANIRDLSFAAAVEAAAPSVVNIFTQKLVRERSNPLLDDPVFRRFFGNNLPAPQERMQNSLGSGVIISPQGYILTNYHVIQGADDVVVLLRDGRTEVAQLAGSDPETDLAVLQIPLDGLPSITLGNSDLLRVGDLVLAIGNPFGVGQTVTMGIASATGRNRLGINTFENFIQTDAAINPGNSGGALINLRGELVGINTAIFSRSGGSQGIGFAIPAQLAADVMRQIIEQGRVVRGWLGIEARDLPPEIAASQGFENVQGVVVTNLVRDGPAHLAGIQPGDLLTHIDGEPIPNTRSVLDRVTRQQPGTRILISASRAGERFAVQATIRERPISRSE; from the coding sequence ATGAGAATCAACCAAACCCTTCGCTTTTTCTTACAGGCCGCCACGGTAGGCCTTGCAGCGGCCTTCGTCATTCTGTTTCTCAATCCGGAACTCCTCGGTAACCAGCGCCCCACCGTCGAGATCCGTCGGGCTCCACCATCGGGCGCCGTGCCACCCGGTGCCGCCGCGCCAACCGCCGCCGCCAATATCCGGGATCTGTCATTTGCCGCAGCGGTGGAGGCAGCGGCGCCGTCTGTGGTCAACATCTTCACCCAGAAACTGGTGAGGGAACGCAGCAATCCGCTGCTCGACGATCCCGTGTTCCGCCGTTTTTTTGGCAACAACCTCCCTGCCCCCCAGGAGCGGATGCAAAACAGCCTGGGATCAGGCGTCATCATCAGCCCCCAGGGTTACATACTGACCAACTATCACGTCATTCAGGGGGCTGATGATGTCGTTGTACTGTTAAGGGACGGGCGCACCGAGGTCGCGCAGCTGGCCGGCAGCGACCCGGAAACGGATCTGGCGGTGTTGCAGATCCCGCTCGACGGCCTGCCCAGCATTACGCTCGGCAATTCCGATCTGTTGCGGGTTGGCGATCTGGTGCTGGCGATTGGCAATCCTTTTGGCGTTGGACAAACGGTGACCATGGGGATTGCCAGCGCGACCGGTCGCAACCGGCTGGGCATCAACACCTTTGAAAACTTCATTCAGACCGATGCCGCCATCAATCCTGGCAACTCAGGGGGTGCTCTGATCAACCTGCGGGGAGAGTTGGTGGGCATCAACACGGCGATCTTTTCCCGCTCGGGTGGCTCGCAGGGAATAGGCTTCGCGATACCCGCTCAGCTGGCAGCCGATGTGATGCGGCAGATCATCGAGCAGGGTCGTGTGGTGCGCGGTTGGCTGGGCATAGAAGCGCGCGACCTGCCCCCGGAGATCGCCGCCTCCCAGGGCTTCGAGAACGTGCAAGGTGTCGTCGTCACCAATCTGGTGCGGGATGGCCCGGCCCACCTGGCCGGTATTCAACCCGGTGATCTGCTCACGCACATCGACGGAGAACCGATTCCTAACACGCGCTCGGTGCTGGATCGCGTAACCCGCCAACAGCCCGGCACGCGCATTCTGATCAGCGCATCCCGCGCCGGAGAACGTTTCGCGGTACAGGCCACGATTCGCGAGCGTCCCATCTCCCGATCCGAATAG
- a CDS encoding Nif3-like dinuclear metal center hexameric protein, with amino-acid sequence MIERSALLGYLADLLQIHAYDDYAPNGLQVEGRATVQRLLTGVTASQALLEAAVEFGADALLVHHGYFWKGEDPVVTGMRRQRLKLLLDNDINLLAYHLPLDGHPELGNNAQLARRLGIEVTGRVAGQNGPELVFQGRLTPPSTPREFGARLASALGRTPLHIPGGGDRIATIGWCTGAAQGMIELAAAARLDAYISGEISEPTVHAARELGIHYFAAGHHATERGGVEALGTHLAERFQLEHRFVDIDNPA; translated from the coding sequence ATGATCGAACGAAGCGCATTGCTGGGCTATCTGGCTGATCTGTTGCAGATTCACGCCTATGACGATTACGCCCCCAACGGCTTGCAGGTGGAGGGTCGTGCCACCGTCCAGCGCCTGTTGACCGGCGTGACGGCCAGCCAGGCACTGCTGGAGGCGGCTGTTGAGTTTGGCGCCGATGCGCTGCTCGTGCATCACGGCTATTTCTGGAAGGGCGAGGATCCGGTTGTGACGGGCATGAGACGACAGCGGCTTAAACTGTTGCTTGATAACGACATCAACCTTCTTGCCTACCATCTCCCGTTGGATGGGCATCCGGAGTTGGGAAACAACGCGCAACTCGCCAGGCGGTTGGGCATCGAAGTAACGGGTAGAGTGGCGGGTCAAAACGGACCAGAGCTGGTTTTTCAGGGCCGACTGACCCCGCCATCCACACCCCGGGAGTTCGGCGCGCGCCTGGCATCCGCCCTGGGACGAACGCCACTCCATATCCCGGGCGGCGGTGACCGCATTGCAACCATCGGCTGGTGCACCGGTGCGGCGCAGGGGATGATCGAGCTCGCGGCGGCGGCGCGATTGGACGCCTATATCAGCGGTGAGATTTCGGAACCCACAGTCCATGCCGCACGAGAACTCGGTATCCACTATTTCGCTGCCGGGCATCATGCCACCGAGCGAGGTGGGGTGGAGGCTCTCGGCACGCATCTGGCTGAGCGCTTTCAGCTGGAGCATCGATTTGTCGATATCGACAACCCTGCATAG
- the petA gene encoding ubiquinol-cytochrome c reductase iron-sulfur subunit, which translates to MSSIVAVDPGRRRFLTAATSVVGAVGTAFAVVPFLSSLQPSARARAAGAPVEADISKLEPGAMIVVEWRGQPVWIVRRTEENLADLSGLTDILADPDSEKRQQPEYARNEYRSIKAEYAVLIGICTHLGCSPTFRPEMAPADLGSDWKGGFFCPCHGSKFDLAGRVYAGVPAPTNLVVPPYHFLSDTRILVGEDKGAA; encoded by the coding sequence ATGAGCAGTATCGTGGCTGTCGACCCCGGCCGACGTCGATTCCTCACTGCCGCCACATCGGTAGTTGGAGCAGTTGGGACAGCGTTTGCCGTTGTTCCCTTTCTCTCTTCGTTGCAACCCAGTGCCCGCGCCCGGGCGGCCGGTGCGCCGGTCGAGGCGGACATCTCGAAGTTGGAACCCGGCGCGATGATCGTCGTTGAATGGCGTGGCCAGCCGGTCTGGATCGTGCGCCGTACCGAAGAGAATCTTGCGGATCTGTCGGGTTTGACCGATATCCTTGCCGATCCCGACTCGGAGAAACGGCAGCAGCCTGAATACGCCAGGAACGAGTACCGCTCCATCAAGGCGGAGTACGCAGTGTTGATCGGTATTTGCACCCACCTCGGCTGTTCGCCCACTTTTCGCCCCGAAATGGCCCCCGCCGATCTCGGCAGCGACTGGAAGGGTGGCTTTTTCTGTCCCTGCCACGGTTCGAAGTTCGACCTCGCCGGTCGGGTCTACGCCGGAGTGCCGGCACCCACCAATCTGGTGGTTCCTCCGTACCATTTCCTCAGCGATACCCGCATTCTGGTGGGTGAAGACAAGGGAGCCGCCTGA
- a CDS encoding cytochrome b translates to MDEKSSGLLGWIDERFPLSKTMREHLTEYYAPKNFNFWYFFGSLAMLVLVIQIVSGIWLAMSYKPDAREAFASVEYIMRDVEWGWLLRYIHSTGASAFFIVIYLHMLRGLMYGSHRKPRELLWIIGVVIYLAMMATAFFGYLLPWGQMSFWGAQVIVNLFAAVPFVGEELAIWIRGDFVISDVTLNRFYAFHFAVPFILAALVFIHIVALHKVGSNNPDGIEIKNNKGADGKPKDGIPFHPYYTVKDIVGVAGFLILFCAVIFFAPEMGGYFLEPPNFEPADPLKTPEHIAPVWYFTPFYAMLRAVPPMFGSQFPGVLVMFAAIAILFLLPWLDRSAVKSIRYKGVLSKVALAIFIISFVILGWLGTQPVTVLYTFLAQVFTTLYFLFFLLMPWYSKIDKTKPVPERVSK, encoded by the coding sequence ATGGACGAGAAGAGTAGCGGCCTGCTTGGCTGGATTGATGAGCGTTTCCCGCTCAGCAAGACGATGCGCGAGCATCTGACCGAGTATTACGCCCCCAAGAACTTCAATTTCTGGTACTTCTTCGGCTCCCTGGCGATGCTGGTGCTGGTGATTCAGATTGTCAGCGGTATCTGGTTGGCCATGAGCTACAAACCGGATGCTCGCGAAGCCTTCGCCTCGGTCGAGTACATCATGCGCGACGTGGAATGGGGTTGGCTGCTCCGCTATATCCACTCCACCGGAGCGTCGGCCTTTTTTATCGTGATCTACCTGCACATGCTGCGCGGCCTGATGTACGGTTCGCACCGTAAGCCGCGGGAACTGCTGTGGATCATCGGTGTGGTCATCTACCTGGCGATGATGGCTACGGCGTTCTTTGGCTACCTCCTCCCCTGGGGCCAGATGTCGTTCTGGGGCGCGCAGGTCATCGTCAATCTGTTTGCTGCCGTGCCCTTCGTGGGCGAGGAGCTGGCGATATGGATTCGCGGTGACTTCGTGATATCCGACGTCACTCTGAATCGCTTCTACGCCTTCCATTTCGCGGTACCGTTCATTCTGGCAGCCCTGGTCTTTATTCACATCGTTGCGCTGCACAAGGTGGGTTCGAACAATCCGGATGGCATCGAGATCAAGAACAACAAGGGCGCGGACGGCAAACCGAAAGACGGTATTCCGTTTCATCCCTACTACACGGTCAAGGACATCGTGGGTGTGGCTGGATTCCTGATCCTCTTCTGTGCAGTGATATTTTTTGCACCCGAGATGGGTGGTTATTTCCTGGAGCCACCCAACTTTGAGCCCGCCGATCCGCTGAAAACCCCCGAGCATATTGCGCCGGTATGGTACTTCACCCCCTTCTACGCGATGCTGCGGGCGGTGCCGCCGATGTTCGGCTCCCAGTTCCCGGGTGTATTGGTGATGTTTGCCGCGATAGCCATTCTCTTTCTGCTCCCGTGGCTGGATCGCAGCGCGGTGAAATCGATTCGTTACAAAGGCGTGCTGTCCAAAGTGGCGTTGGCGATTTTCATCATCTCTTTCGTAATTCTGGGATGGTTGGGAACGCAGCCGGTGACCGTGCTGTACACCTTCCTGGCGCAGGTTTTCACTACGCTCTATTTTCTCTTCTTCTTACTGATGCCGTGGTACAGCAAGATCGATAAAACCAAGCCGGTTCCGGAGAGGGTGAGCAAATGA
- a CDS encoding cytochrome c1 gives MKKLFITLLASLFPVLALAAGGGVHLDKAGIDPTDQESLQRGARLFVDSCLSCHSAKFMRYNRMAADLGIDEQTLISEYMVAVEKPGDTMRVAMTDEMAKQWFGTKIPDLSLVARSRGIDWLYTYLRSFYVDEKRPFGVNNAVFNGVSMPHVMWELQGWQKAVFKTGPDGKATDQIEKLELVTPGSMSTAEFDTAMRDLVNFLSYVGEPIQNTRRELGIWVMGFLVIFFVVAYLLKKEYWRDIH, from the coding sequence ATGAAGAAGTTATTCATAACGTTGTTGGCCTCACTGTTCCCGGTTCTTGCGCTGGCCGCCGGCGGAGGTGTCCATCTCGACAAGGCGGGAATCGATCCCACGGATCAGGAGTCGTTGCAGCGCGGAGCGCGGCTCTTTGTCGATTCCTGCTTGAGCTGTCATTCAGCCAAGTTCATGCGCTATAACCGCATGGCCGCAGACCTGGGCATCGACGAGCAGACCCTGATCAGTGAATACATGGTGGCCGTCGAGAAACCCGGTGACACGATGCGGGTTGCCATGACCGACGAAATGGCCAAGCAGTGGTTCGGCACCAAGATTCCGGATCTCTCGCTGGTGGCACGCTCGCGCGGCATTGACTGGCTCTATACCTACCTGCGCTCTTTCTATGTCGATGAAAAGCGCCCATTCGGCGTCAACAACGCGGTGTTCAATGGTGTCTCAATGCCCCACGTGATGTGGGAGCTTCAGGGTTGGCAGAAGGCTGTTTTCAAGACCGGGCCGGACGGAAAAGCCACCGATCAGATTGAAAAACTCGAGTTGGTCACACCAGGCTCAATGAGTACCGCTGAGTTCGATACCGCAATGCGCGATCTGGTCAATTTCCTCTCCTACGTGGGTGAGCCGATCCAGAATACCCGCCGCGAGCTCGGCATCTGGGTGATGGGTTTTCTGGTGATCTTCTTTGTCGTCGCGTATCTGCTCAAAAAGGAGTACTGGCGGGATATCCACTGA